A stretch of Paenibacillus peoriae DNA encodes these proteins:
- a CDS encoding helix-turn-helix transcriptional regulator, which translates to MKHTPTIRAELDGYLKQEGLSLSQFGQVAGMNRGALSAIVTGNKPMSVNQLDLITEAMGLPEGHFYDLFIENYIIDTPPNMRRIEPFLYRCAELDKLDAIRRVVGAIMDNLLYSPKLFDIAETLFAQGRHAAALLLYESVAEAEKYQHSERLAVCQYRIFTIQIGDDQSRNMKAAILFEPYVERLDEIDQLDALKDLANVYRSLRKWDKVDEMARQMRAKAEIQYSLQHQEKRKFLDDEKRTRGPLFGYIAYADLLCASVCEAQGDYQQALQYTYAYADLDWVKEDDEDTKHWVNLFSHWAVGNTYVYKLLSGEISLLNDYVEYIATTSAANENEKLSKLLNVIIAANQFSIDVDDILKRFETLIATFSQQPSSDDMYTRQVIPDYIAWFGYELGFYYLYRGKYIDGFKYLMNAMVKSHIINNETYFINCMGLFVRFQAHAVPETKAEYFNFIERVWENNVQKNGTFSHRG; encoded by the coding sequence ATGAAGCATACACCTACGATTAGAGCAGAATTAGACGGATATTTAAAACAAGAAGGTTTGAGTCTATCGCAATTTGGGCAAGTTGCAGGCATGAATAGGGGGGCGCTAAGTGCCATTGTGACAGGAAACAAGCCTATGTCTGTTAACCAGCTTGATCTAATTACTGAGGCGATGGGTTTACCGGAAGGCCACTTTTACGACTTATTTATAGAAAACTACATCATCGACACGCCCCCGAATATGAGACGAATCGAGCCATTTTTGTATCGTTGTGCGGAGTTGGACAAGTTGGATGCGATCCGTCGAGTGGTAGGAGCCATCATGGACAATCTACTTTATTCGCCCAAACTGTTTGACATTGCAGAAACCCTATTCGCTCAAGGACGCCATGCTGCGGCGCTGCTGCTCTATGAGAGCGTAGCAGAAGCAGAGAAGTACCAACATTCTGAACGTCTGGCAGTCTGTCAATATCGAATATTTACGATTCAAATTGGAGATGATCAAAGTCGGAATATGAAGGCAGCTATACTGTTTGAGCCTTATGTCGAGCGTTTGGATGAAATAGACCAGCTTGACGCATTGAAGGATTTGGCAAACGTATATAGGTCATTACGTAAATGGGACAAGGTAGACGAAATGGCAAGGCAAATGAGAGCTAAAGCGGAAATCCAGTATAGTTTACAACACCAAGAAAAACGAAAGTTTCTAGATGATGAAAAGAGAACAAGAGGGCCGTTATTTGGATACATTGCTTATGCTGACCTGTTGTGTGCTAGTGTTTGTGAAGCTCAAGGCGATTATCAACAAGCTCTACAATATACATACGCCTATGCGGATTTAGACTGGGTTAAAGAGGATGACGAGGACACAAAACACTGGGTAAACCTGTTCAGTCACTGGGCGGTAGGAAATACTTACGTATATAAGCTGTTGTCAGGAGAAATAAGCCTGCTGAACGATTATGTTGAATATATTGCTACAACATCAGCCGCTAACGAGAATGAAAAGCTTTCAAAACTGCTGAATGTTATAATCGCAGCAAACCAGTTTAGCATAGATGTAGACGATATACTCAAACGATTTGAAACGCTAATTGCGACTTTTTCACAACAACCATCATCAGATGATATGTATACCCGACAAGTGATACCGGATTATATCGCGTGGTTTGGTTACGAGTTAGGTTTTTATTATTTATACCGAGGGAAGTACATTGATGGCTTTAAATATTTGATGAATGCAATGGTAAAGTCACATATAATAAATAATGAAACTTACTTTATAAACTGTATGGGGTTGTTTGTTCGTTTTCAAGCCCATGCAGTTCCTGAAACTAAAGCTGAGTATTTCAATTTTATTGAAAGGGTGTGGGAAAACAATGTTCAAAAAAATGGTACTTTTAGTCATCGCGGCTAG